The Candidatus Zixiibacteriota bacterium genome contains a region encoding:
- a CDS encoding sigma-70 family RNA polymerase sigma factor codes for MFRNKAKSLKSDFEQEAMVHTDALYRTALRMTKNPSDAEDLVQETLLKAYRSFDRFEQGTNAKAWLFKIMTNTFINNYRAKQKESTSVSFDDIDDSVMHTQLPGLVAESSDPEKEFFNKIIDRDVVAAIEKLPEEFRMVVVLAFNEGFAYQEIADIMGIQVGTVKSRLHRGRKILQKLLWEYANNSDREKERAEQ; via the coding sequence ATGTTTCGCAACAAAGCCAAGAGCCTGAAGAGCGATTTTGAGCAAGAGGCGATGGTCCATACCGACGCGCTGTATCGTACGGCGTTGCGGATGACCAAGAACCCTTCCGATGCGGAGGACTTAGTCCAGGAGACGTTGCTTAAGGCGTATCGTAGCTTCGACCGGTTCGAGCAAGGCACCAACGCGAAGGCGTGGTTGTTCAAGATCATGACCAACACCTTCATCAACAACTACCGGGCGAAGCAGAAAGAGTCGACGTCGGTTTCGTTTGACGACATCGACGACAGCGTTATGCACACGCAACTGCCCGGTTTGGTCGCCGAATCCAGCGATCCCGAGAAGGAGTTCTTCAACAAGATCATCGACCGCGACGTCGTCGCCGCGATCGAGAAACTTCCCGAGGAATTCCGCATGGTGGTCGTGCTGGCGTTTAACGAAGGCTTCGCCTATCAGGAAATCGCCGACATCATGGGGATCCAGGTCGGCACGGTCAAGTCGCGCTTGCACCGCGGCCGCAAGATCCTGCAGAAACTCTTGTGGGAGTATGCGAACAATAGCGATAGAGAGAAGGAACGAGCTGAACAGTGA
- a CDS encoding zf-HC2 domain-containing protein codes for MNCREVLARLYDYLDAELTPAERQDLQKHLEHCSDCLHKYQLEEQFDRVVHAKLNTPCEVDQLKARILVEIAKIDRQQGAASAGNNRNLLFLLMPIAAAILITVFLINPFAPKGSVLEAVYPYAMEHNKCLDHVMQYIVQSHDPAEVKAALAHIGAVPEDLLQPPTGQFQLAGAAIAHVDNHDNAHLEYTYAGEEVSVFVLDKNTIDKSHFDRQDRDGKSFYLGSCPKFQYVIWSCEQHECVAVSLMPKDKLLQFASSF; via the coding sequence GTGAATTGCCGCGAAGTATTAGCCAGGCTCTATGACTATCTCGATGCGGAACTGACCCCCGCCGAACGTCAGGATCTTCAAAAGCATCTCGAACACTGCAGCGATTGCCTGCACAAATACCAACTCGAAGAACAATTCGACCGCGTGGTTCACGCCAAGCTGAACACGCCGTGCGAAGTAGACCAACTCAAAGCGCGCATTCTTGTGGAGATCGCCAAGATCGATCGCCAGCAGGGTGCCGCCTCGGCCGGGAACAACCGCAATCTCCTGTTTCTGCTGATGCCGATTGCCGCCGCGATCCTCATCACGGTGTTCCTGATCAATCCGTTCGCGCCGAAAGGGTCGGTGCTGGAGGCGGTCTATCCCTACGCCATGGAACACAACAAGTGTCTCGACCATGTGATGCAGTATATCGTCCAGTCGCATGATCCGGCTGAGGTCAAGGCCGCACTCGCCCATATCGGCGCAGTGCCGGAGGACCTGTTGCAGCCTCCCACCGGCCAGTTCCAGCTCGCCGGTGCCGCTATCGCCCATGTCGATAACCACGACAACGCGCATCTGGAATACACTTACGCGGGCGAGGAAGTCTCCGTCTTCGTACTCGACAAGAACACCATCGACAAATCACACTTCGACCGCCAGGATCGGGACGGCAAGTCGTTCTACCTCGGCTCCTGCCCCAAATTTCAGTATGTGATCTGGTCGTGCGAACAACACGAATGCGTCGCCGTCAGCCTGATGCCCAAGGACAAGCTGCTCCAATTCGCTTCGTCGTTTTGA